The following coding sequences lie in one Glycine max cultivar Williams 82 chromosome 19, Glycine_max_v4.0, whole genome shotgun sequence genomic window:
- the LOC100527611 gene encoding anaphase-promoting complex subunit 13, with protein MAELSLGILIDIVDEEWMRDTLPDDDLPLPPTLVVRTDDTEDSNQETQQVNLDAWHDLAFGQE; from the exons atggCAGAACTGAGTTTGGGAATTCTAATTGATATTGTTGATGAGGAATGGATGAGAGACACTCTCCCTGATGAtg ATCTTCCACTGCCCCCAACACTGGTTGTAAGGACAGATGATACTGAGGACTCAA ATCAGGAGACGCAACAAGTTAATCTGGATGCTTGGCACGATCTTGCCTTTGGTCAAGAATAG
- the LOC100789516 gene encoding DEAD-box ATP-dependent RNA helicase 3, chloroplastic — translation MASSIIGVSSIYQTPPLELYQRPSTASTSSVRLQSLDSKSHFNNLLRAHRHSTGPGLKPTPSFVPSAVATPNSSLLSEEAFKGLAREFDQNDDQFTRASSAAESVNPDELDISKLDLPSRLVESLRSRGITQLFPIQRAVLVPALEGRDIIARAKTGTGKTLAFGIPIIKGLTEDEHAPSHRRSGRLPRFLVLAPTRELAKQVEKEIKESAPYLSTVCVYGGVSYVTQQSALSRGVDVVVGTPGRIIDLINGNSLKLSEVQYLVLDEADQMLAVGFEEDVEMILENLPSQRQSMLFSATMPSWVKKLARKYLNNPLTIDLVGDEEEKLAEGIKLYAIAATATSKRTILSDLVTVYAKGGKTIVFTQTKRDADEVSLSLTNSIMSEALHGDISQHQRERTLNGFRQGKFTVLVATDVAARGLDIPNVDLIIHYELPNDPETFVHRSGRTGRAGKQGNAILLYTSSQRRTVRSLERDVGCKFEFVSSPAMEEVLEASAEQVVATLCGVHPESVQFFTPTAQKLIEEQGTSALAAALAQLSGFSRPPSSRSLITHEQGWITLQLTRDSDSRRYFSARSVTGFLSDVYSAAADEVGKIHLIADERVQGAVFDLPEEIAKELLNRDIPPGNTISKITKLPPLQDDGPPSDFYGRFSDRDRSSRRGSSTSRGGFSSRGGSSSRDRRGFKSSRGWDGEDSDDDDFGDRSSWRGGRNFKTGNSWSRAAGRSSGDDWLIGGSRRSSRPSSSDRFGGACFNCGESGHRASDCPNPSNRRSF, via the exons ATGGCTTCTTCTATCATAGGCGTTTCCTCCATTTACCAAACACCCCCTCTCGAACTATACCAGAGGCCAAGCACTGCTTCCACTTCCTCCGTTAGGTTGCAATCTTTAGACTCCAAGTCTCACTTCAACAACCTCCTCCGAGCCCACCGCCACTCCACTGGCCCGGGCCTCAAGCCTACACCATCTTTCGTCCCCTCCGCCGTCGCCACCCCCAACTCCTCCCTCCTCAGCGAAGAAGCCTTCAAAGGACTTGCCCGCGAATTCGACCAAAACGACGACCAATTCACCCGCGCCTCCTCCGCCGCCGAATCCGTTAACCCCGACGAACTCGACATTTCCAAGCTCGACTTGCCCTCGCGTCTCGTTGAGTCTCTCCGGAGCCGTGGGATTACTCAACTTTTCCCCATTCAG AGAGCGGTGTTAGTACCTGCACTAGAAGGTAGAGATATCATTGCGCGAGCGAAGACCGGTACCGGAAAGACGTTAGCGTTCGGGATTCCAATTATTAAAGGCCTCACTGAAGATGAGCACGCACCTTCTCACAG GAGGTCTGGTAGGCTTCCGAGATTTTTGGTGCTTGCTCCTACGAGAGAGTTGGCGAAGCAAGTGGAGAAGGAGATAAAAGAATCTGCACCTTACCTGAGCACTGTTTGTGTTTACGGTGGTGTTTCTTATGTTACTCAGCAGAGTGCGCTTTCGCGCGGTGTTGACGTGGTGGTTGGGACACCGGGGAGAATAATTGACTTGATAAACGGGAACAGCCTTAAGCTCAGTGAGGTTCAATATTTGGTTCTTGATGAAGCGGACCAGATGCTTGCTGTTGGGTTTGAGGAGGATGTGGAAATGATTCTGGAGAATCTTCCATCTCAGAGGCAGAGCATGCTTTTCTCTGCTACCATGCCCAGTTGGGTGAAGAAGTTGGCGAGAAAATATTTGAACAATCCACTCACAATTGATTTG gtTGGTGATGAAGAGGAAAAGCTTGCTGAAGGGATAAAACTTTATGCTATAGCAGCCACTGCCACTTCAAAGCGGACAATTCTTTCTGATCTTGTAACT GTTTATGCAAAGGGTGGGAAGACTATAGTTTTTACACAGACAAAAAGAGATGCTGATGAAGTATCATTGTCATTAACAAATAGTATAATGTCTGAAGCACTGCATGGTGATATATCTCAGCATCAGAGAGAGAGAACATTGAATGGTTTCCGGCAAGGAAAATTCACAGTGCTTGTTGCCACTGATGTTGCAGCTCGCGGACTTGACATTCCCAATGTTGATTTG ATTATCCATTATGAGCTTCCCAATGATCCTGAGACCTTCGTACATCGCTCTGGTCGTACTGGGCGTGCAGGAAAACAAGGTAATGCCATTCTGTTGTACACCAGTAGCCAGCGGAGAACGGTTAGATCCCTTGAACGTGATGTAGGCTGCAAGTTTGAATTTGTTAGTTCACCAGCTATGGAAGAGGTTTTGGAGGCATCTGCTGAGCAGGTTGTTGCCACACTTTGTGGAGTTCATCCCGAGTCTGTTCAGTTTTTCACCCCTACTGCACAGAAACTGATCGAAGAACAAGGAACAAGTGCCCTTGCAGCTGCACTTGCACAACTGAGTGGATTCTCCCGACCACCATCATCCCGGTCTCTTATCACCCATGAACAG GGATGGATTACATTGCAACTAACTCGAGATTCAGATAGTAGAAGATATTTTTCAGCAAGATCAGTCACTGGGTTTCTTTCTGATGTTTATTCTGCAGCTGCTGATGAAGTTGGAAAAATCCATTTAATTGCAGATGAAAGG GTTCAAGGAGCCGTTTTTGATCTTCCCGAGGAAATTGCTAAAGAGTTACTTAATAGGGACATACCACCTGGAAACACCATTTCCAAGATCACCAAG CTACCTCCTTTGCAAGATGATGGGCCTCCAAGTGATTTCTATGGGAGGTTCTCTGATAGAGATAGAAGTAGCCGAAGAGGGTCTTCTACTTCTAGGGGAGGTTTTAGTTCTAGGGGAGGTTCTTCTTCTAGGGACCGGAGAGGTTTTAAATCCTCACGGGGATGGGATGGGGAAGACTCTGATGATGATGACTTTGGTGATCGATCTAGTTGGAGAGGTGGTAGAAATTTTAAAACTGGCAACAGCTGGTCTCGAGCAGCAGGTAGAAGCAGTGGGGATGATTGGCTAATTGGAGGTAGTAGACGATCAAGCAGGCCTTCATCATCAGACAG ATTTGGAGGGGCCTGTTTTAATTGCGGAGAATCCGGGCATCGTGCATCAGATTGTCCAAACCCTTCAAACAGACGAAGCTTTTAA
- the LOC100786844 gene encoding uncharacterized protein, whose amino-acid sequence MLRLKAFRPTSDKIVKIQLHPTHPWMVTADDSDRVSVWNWEHRQVVYELKAGGVDERRLVGAKLEKLAEGETESKGKPTEAIRGGSVKQVNFYDDDVRFWQLWHNRSVAAEAPTAVHTSAFSSLAPSTKGRHFLVICCLNKAIFLDLVTMRGRDVPKQELDNKSLLCMEFLYRTGGDGPLVAFGASDGVIRVLSMMTWKLVRRYTGGHKGSISCLMSFMAASGEALLVSGASDGLLIIWSADHGQDSRELVPKLSLKAHDGGVVAVELSRVMGGAPQLITIGADKTLAIWDTVSFKELRRIKPVPKLACHSVASWCHPRAPNLDILTCVKDSHIWAIEHPTYSALTRPLCELTSVIPPQALAPNKKLRVYCMVAHTLQPHLVAVGTNIGVIICEFDARSLPPVAPLPTPSDSREHSAIFVIERELKLLNFQLNNSANPSLGNNSSLSETGRPKGDFFEPLPVKQGKKHISTPVPHDSHSVLSVSSSGKYLAIVWPDIPYFSVYKVSDWSIVDSGSARLLAWDTCRDRFAILESALPPRIPIVPKGSSSKRAKEAAAAQAAAAAAAAASTASVQVRILLDDGTSNILMRSVGTRSEPVIGLHGGALLGVAYRTSRRVSPIAATAISTIQSMPLSGYGSSGVSSFTTYDDGFSSQRPPTEAAPQNFQLYSWETFQPVGGLLPQPEWTAWDQTVEYCAFAYQQYIIISSLRPQYRYLGDVAIPYATSAVWHRRQLFVATPTTIEIVFVDAGVAQIDIATKKMKEEQKMKEAQARAVAEHGELALITVEGIQSAKEERIALRPPMLQVVRLASFQHAPSVPPFLSLPKQSRVDSDDSWMATEERKAGEVAVGGGGVSVAVTRFPMEQKRPVGPLVVVGVRDGVLWLIDRYMCAHALSLSHPGIRCRCLAAYGDAVSAVKWASRLGREHHDDLAQFMLGMGYATEALHLPGISKRLEFDLAMKSNDLKRALHCLLTMSNSRDIGHDGTQGLGLNDILSLSDKKPDKVSDKKQDIVEGVQGIVKFAKEFLDLIDAADATAQSEIAREALKRLAAAGSVKGALEGHELRGLALRLANHGELTRLSGLVNNLVMLGLGREAAFAGAVLGDNALMEKAWQDTGMLAEAVLHAHAHGRPTLKNLVQAWNQELQREVEPTPSQKTDAAAAFLASLEEPKLTSLADAGKKPPIEILPPGMPPLNGPISIQKKPASAAQNSQQPPGKILALEAPPTTTAAPESATQHPESTPASGNDPPPSESTSDSTPAPAAAPPQPESGESTVENGIPTSTPASDGDPNVNGENVQAASTGNPAPAPAPPEAPLSPAGVSETTAPSPPTVPMSDPFI is encoded by the exons ATGCTTCGCCTGAAAGCGTTTCGGCCTACGAGCGATAAAATCGTTAAGATCCAATTGCATCCTACGCATCCATGGATGGTGACAGCCGATGATTCAGATCGAGTCTCGGTTTGGAACTGGGAGCACCGCCAG GTGGTTTATGAGTTGAAAGCTGGCGGAGTGGATGAACGGCGTTTGGTCGGCGCCAAGTTGGAGAAGCTCGCCGAGGGAGAAACAG AGTCAAAAGGGAAGCCGACAGAAGCCATTCGGGGAGGAAG TGTTAAGCAGGTGAatttttatgatgatgatgtACGCTTTTGGCAACTTTGGCATAATCGCTCTGTGGCTGCTGAAGCTCCAACAGCTGTCCATACTTCAGCTTTTAGCTCTCTTGCCCCATCAACAAAAGGGAGACATTTTCTTGTCATATGTTGTTTAAACAAAGCTATATTTTTGGACTTGGTGACCATGCGTGGCCGTGATGTACCAAAGCAAGAGCTTGATAATAAGTCCCTTCTATG CATGGAGTTCCTTTATAGAACAGGTGGTGATGGTCCTCTTGTTGCTTTTGGAGCATCTGATGGTGTCATTAGAGTTCTATCAATGATGACATGGAAG CTTGTGCGAAGGTACACTGGAGGTCATAAGGGGTCTATCTCTTGCTTGATGTCATTCATGGCTGCTTCTGGTGAG GCTCTTCTGGTTTCGGGTGCTAGTGATGGATTGCTCATAATTTGGAGTGCTGACCACGGACAGGATTCACGTGAACTTGTACCCAAGCTGAGTTTAAAA GCACATGATGGAGGGGTTGTGGCAGTTGAGTTGTCAAGGGTGATGGGAGGTGCTCCTCAGCTAATCACAATTGGTGCAGATAAGACATTAGCCATATGGGACACCGTCTCCTTTAAG GAGCTGCGGCGTATAAAGCCAGTTCCCAAATTGGCTTGCCACAGTGTGGCTTCTTGGTGCCATCCTCGAGCTCCAAACCTTGATATTCTAACTTGCGTCAAAGATTCTCACATATG GGCAATTGAACATCCCACTTATTCTGCTCTCACAAGGCCATTGTGTGAATTGACCTCAGTTATTCCTCCACAAGCCCTTGCTCCTAATAAGAAACTGAGG GTGTATTGTATGGTTGCACATACTTTGCAGCCGCATCTTGTAGCTGTTGGAACCAACATTGGTGTTATTATCTGTGAGTTTGATGCTAGATCTCTTCCACCTGTTGCTCCTCTACCAACCCCATCAGACAGTAGAGAGCATTCTGCCATATTTGTAATTGAAAGGGAATTAAAGCTATTAAATTTTCAGTTAAACAACTCTGCAAATCCATCTCTTGGAAATAACAGCTCCTTGTCAGAAACAGGAAGACCCAAGGGAGATTTTTTTGAACCATTACCTGTCAAGCAGGGGAAGAAGCACATAAGTACTCCTGTTCCACATGATTCGCATTCAGTTCTTTCTGTCAGCAGTTCAGGAAA GTATCTAGCAATTGTTTGGCCAGATATTCCTTATTTCTCTGTCTACAAGGTTAGTGATTGGTCAATTGTTGACTCTGGAAGTGCAAGACTTCTCGCTTGGGATACTTGTCGTGACAGATTTGCTATATTGGAATCAGCATTACCGCCTAGAATTCCTATAGTTCCCAAGGGTAGTTCATCAAAAAGAGCGAAAGAAGCTGCTGCGGCACAAGCAGCAGCCgcagctgctgctgctgcttccACAGCTTCTGTTCAAGTCCGCATCTTGTTAGATGATGGAACATCAAATATACTGATGAGGTCTGTTGGCACACGCAGTGAACCA GTCATTGGTTTGCATGGAGGGGCACTGCTTGGTGTTGCCTATCGAACATCTAGGAGAGTCAGTCCTATTGCTGCTACAGCTATTTCAACAATCCAGTCGATGCCCTTATCAGGCTATGGAAGCAGTGGTGTTTCTTCTTTTACTACTTATGATgatggattttcttcacaaagACCTCCTACTGAGGCAGCACCTCAAAACTTCCAGTTATACAG TTGGGAGACATTTCAGCCTGTGGGGGGTTTACTTCCTCAGCCAGAATGGACTGCTTGGGACCAAACCGTCGAGTACTGTGCATTTGCATACCAGCAATATATAATCATATCTTCTTTACGCCCTCAATATAGATACTTGGGAGATGTTGCAATCCCATATGCTACTAGTGCTGTTTGGCACCGGAGGCAACTGTTTGTGGCTACCCCAACTACTATAGA AATTGTTTTTGTCGACGCTGGGGTTGCTCAAATTGACATTGCAACTAAGAAGATGAAAGAAGagcaaaaaatgaaagaagcaCAGGCAAGAGCAGTCGCAGAGCATGGAGAGTTAGCACTAATTACTGTAGAAGGTATCCAGTCTGCCAAGGAAGAAAGAATAGCATTGAGGCCACCAATGTTGCAG GTGGTTCGGTTGGCTTCATTTCAGCATGCTCCTTCAGTTCCACCTTTCTTATCATTACCAAAACAATCTAGAGTTGATAGTGATGACTCTTGGATGGCAACAGAAGAGAGAAAGGCAGGTGAGGTGGCAGTTGGGGGTGGTGGGGTGTCTGTGGCTGTTACTCGTTTTCCAATGGAGCAGAAGCGTCCTGTTGGGCCTCTTGTGGTTGTAGGTGTCAGGGATGGAGTTCTTTGGCTAATTGACAG GTACATGTGTGCTCATGCCTTATCCTTGAGTCATCCTGGTATTCGTTGCCGATGTCTTGCTGCTTATGGTGATGCTGTTAGTGCAGTAAAATG GGCAAGTAGACTTGGAAGAGAACACCATGATGATTTAGCACAATTTATGCTAGGAATGGGCTATGCTACTGAAGCACTTCATTTGCCTGGAATATCTAAGAG GTTAGAGTTTGATTTGGCAATGAAGAGCAATGATTTGAAAAGAGCTCTTCATTGTCTTCTTACCATGAGTAACAGCAGGGATATAGGACATGATGGTACTCAAGGACTTGGTTTGAATGACATTCTTAGTTTATCAGATAAAAAACCAGATAAAGTATCAGATAAAAAACAAGATATAGTTGAAGGTGTTCAGGGTATAGTGAAATTCGCAAAAGAGTTCTTGGATCTTATTGATGCTGCAGATGCTACAGCACAGAGTGAAATTGCCCGTGAGGCTCTCAAGAGGTTAGCTGCAGCTGGTTCGGTGAAAGGTGCTTTAGAAGGTCATGAATTGAGAGGATTAGCATTACGCCTTGCAAATCATGGAGAGTTGACTCGGCTAAGT GGTTTGGTTAACAACTTAGTCATGCTTGGCTTGGGACGGGAAGCTGCATTTGCTGGTGCTGTTTTGGGCGACAATGCTCTGATGGAGAAAGCATGGCAGGATACTGGAATGCTGGCAGAGGCTGTGCTTCATGCTCAT GCACATGGACGTCCAACTTTGAAGAACTTAGTTCAGGCTTGGAACCAAGAGCTGCAGAGAGAGGTTGAACCTACTCCATCACAGAAGACAGATGCTGCAGCTGCGTTTTTAGCTTCTCTTGAGGAGCCTAAGCTCACAAGTTTGGCAGATGCAGGGAAGAAACCACCTATTGAAATCCTGCCTCCGGGGATGCCGCCTCTTAATGGTCCTATTTCCATCCAGAAAAAACCAGCTTCTGCTGCACAGAATTCCCAACAACCCCCAGGCAAGATATTGGCACTGGAAGCACCTCCTACAACCACAGCTGCACCAGAGAGTGCCACACAGCACCCTGAATCCACACCTGCATCAGGTAATGATCCACCTCCATCAGAGTCTACCTCAGACTCCACGCCAGCTCCTGCGGCTGCTCCACCGCAACCGGAATCAGGTGAAAGCACTGTAGAAAATGGCATTCCTACGTCTACACCAGCAAGTGATGGAGATCCAAATGTTAATGGTGAAAATGTTCAAGCAGCATCTACGGGCAATCCAGCACCAGCACCAGCTCCACCGGAGGCCCCCTTATCACCAGCAGGGGTTTCAGAGACTACTGCTCCAAGTCCACCTACAGTTCCTATGAGTGATCCCTTTATATGA
- the LOC100788988 gene encoding cathepsin B-like protease 2 has product MASTLLPLATFFLVLSASYLQIAGAKAQPLTSLKLNSPILQESIAKEINENPEAGWEAAINPHFSNYTVEQFKRLLGVKPTPKKELRSTPAISHPKSLKLPKNFDARTAWSQCSTIGRILDQGHCGSCWAFGAVESLSDRFCIHFDVNISLSVNDLLACCGFLCGSGCDGGYPLYAWQYLAHHGVVTEECDPYFDQIGCSHPGCEPAYRTPKCVKKCVSGNQVWKKSKHYSVNAYRVSSDPHDIMTEVYKNGPVEVAFTVYEDFAHYKSGVYKHITGYELGGHAVKLIGWGTTEDGEDYWLLANQWNREWGDDGYFKIRRGTNECGIEEDVTAGLPSTKNLVREVTDMDADAAVSF; this is encoded by the exons ATGGCTTCAACTCTGCTTCCCCTGGCAACCTTCTTCTTAGTTCTCTCCGCTTCTTATCTCCAG ATTGCTGGGGCGAAAGCACAACCGTTGACTAGTCTCAAGCTTAACTCTCCGATCCTTCAG GAGTCTATTGCTAAAGAGATCAATGAAAATCCTGAGGCAGGATGGGAGGCTGCTATAAATCCTCATTTCTCCAATTATACA GTTGAACAATTTAAGCGCCTTCTTGGAGTCAAACCAACGCCTAAGAAGGAACTGAGAAGTACACCTGCTATATCTCACCCAAAGTCATTGAAATTGCCAAAGAATTTTGATGCAAGGACAGCTTGGTCTCAGTGTAGCACTATTGGAAGAATTCTAG ATCAG GGTCACTGTGGTTCTTGTTGGGCATTTGGTGCTGTTGAATCATTGTCAGATCGCTTTTGCATTCATTTTGATGTA aatatctctctctctgTTAATGACCTTCTTGCATGCTGTGGCTTTCTGTGTGGATCTGGTTGTGATGGGGGATATCCCTTGTATGCGTGGCAATACTTAGCCCACCACGGTGTTGTCACTGAAGAG TGCGACCCATATTTTGATCAAATTGGCTGTTCTCATCCTGGTTGTGAGCCAGCTTACCGGACTCCCAAGTGTGTTAAAAAGTGTGTAAGTGGGAACCAAGTTTGGAAGAAGTCAAAACACTATAGTGTCAATGCATACAGAGTGAGCTCTGATCCCCATGATATCATGACGGAAGTTTACAAGAATGGGCCAGTTGAAGTTGCATTCACTGTTTATGAG GATTTTGCTCACTACAAATCAGGAGTTTACAAACACATCACAGGTTATGAACTAGGTGGTCATGCAGTAAAGCTAATTGGATGGGGAACAACTGAAGATGGGGAGGATTATTGG cTTCTTGCAAATCAGTGGAACAGAGAATGGGGAGAT GATGGTTACTTCAAGATCCGAAGAGGGACAAACGAATGTGGGATTGAAGAGGATGTAACTGCTGGTTTGCCTTCCACCAAAAACCTCGTCAGAGAGGTGACTGATATGGATGCTGACGCTGCTGTTTCATTCTGA